A single genomic interval of Malania oleifera isolate guangnan ecotype guangnan chromosome 11, ASM2987363v1, whole genome shotgun sequence harbors:
- the LOC131167469 gene encoding vegetative cell wall protein gp1-like — protein sequence MDHHTMPGQTCIFNVNVNCATCEKNLRKLLQGFNGVYAAHIDAQAGKVTVSGNVDPNAILQMLAKAGKKAELVWQFPKGPYPSPHPPAPAPARPPAPPHSTMPVPACSHTYPPPPPSPSPYPYPPAHSPASPHASMPMPACSPTHPHQPAPTHAAGPMPAPAPPIHPAQHVHEHAHQHPHPHPHPHLHSHGNVPAVAHPNGACSSHAQPRDYYMHQLHQAAEIDRMKHVEFVESRGLKMTFKAGDGKQVVSSGGVLGLPPGPCCSGHGPSAGPPPGPHTQQYSNTYYHNDCNQM from the coding sequence ATGGACCACCACACTATGCCTGGTCAGACTTGTATTTTCAACGTGAACGTGAACTGTGCTACTTGCGAAAAGAATCTGAGAAAGTTGTTGCAGGGTTTTAACGGAGTGTATGCAGCACATATAGACGCACAAGCGGGCAAGGTGACGGTGTCGGGTAATGTCGACCCGAATGCCATTTTACAAATGCTTGCCAAGGCAGGCAAGAAGGCCGAGCTTGTATGGCAGTTCCCCAAGGGTCCGTACCCGTCTCCTCACCCACCCGCACCCGCACCCGCGCGCCCACCTGCTCCGCCCCATTCAACCATGCCCGTACCCGCATGCTCACATACATACCCACCCCCACCCCCATCCCCATCCCCATACCCATACCCACCCGCACACTCACCTGCCTCGCCCCATGCATCCATGCCCATGCCCGCATGCTCACCTACACACCCACACCAACCCGCACCAACCCATGCTGCCGGGCCCATGCCCGCACCTGCACCCCCGATCCACCCAGCACAGCACGTGCACGAGCACGCGCACCAGCACCCGCACCCGCACCCGCACCCGCACCTCCACTCGCACGGTAACGTGCCGGCGGTGGCACACCCCAACGGCGCTTGCAGCTCCCACGCGCAGCCGAGGGATTACTACATGCACCAGCTTCATCAGGCGGCGGAGATCGATCGGATGAAACATGTGGAGTTCGTCGAGTCGAGAGGCCTGAAGATGACCTTCAAAGCTGGCGACGGAAAGCAGGTGGTCAGCTCCGGCGGCGTTCTGGGCCTGCCGCCCGGTCCGTGCTGCTCTGGACATGGGCCGTCTGCTGGGCCGCCACCCGGCCCACACACGCAGCAATACTCTAACACCTACTACCACAACGATTGCAATCAGATGTGA